One genomic window of Aquificaceae bacterium includes the following:
- the yidD gene encoding membrane protein insertion efficiency factor YidD, protein MKKAVVGFLRLWQIFISPLYPPSCRYYPTCSNYAIMAVEKHGVVKGMLKAIWRIIRCNPFSKGGVDYP, encoded by the coding sequence TTGAAGAAGGCGGTTGTTGGATTTTTGAGACTCTGGCAGATTTTTATATCGCCGCTTTATCCACCAAGTTGCAGGTATTATCCCACATGCTCCAACTACGCCATAATGGCAGTTGAAAAGCATGGAGTTGTTAAAGGTATGCTCAAAGCTATATGGAGAATTATAAGGTGTAACCCCTTTTCTAAGGGTGGAGTGGACTATCCCTGA
- a CDS encoding peroxiredoxin, with the protein MEQVVSMPRIGDQAPAFEAQTTMGPIRFPEDFQGQWVVFFSHPADFTPVCTTEFMGFARLYEEFQKRNVQLLGLSIDSNFSHIAWVMNIKEKLGVDIPFPIVADADGKVARLYGMLHPGESSTATVRAVFIVDPNGKIRAIIYYPLSAGRNMREILRLIDALQTADAHGVATPADWVPTPQTWEFTEENTKVIVPPPVTYEDAIKRLRDGYECADWYFCKKKLG; encoded by the coding sequence ATGGAGCAGGTAGTCAGCATGCCAAGGATAGGAGACCAGGCACCCGCTTTTGAGGCCCAGACCACCATGGGGCCTATAAGATTCCCTGAGGACTTTCAGGGTCAGTGGGTTGTTTTCTTCTCACACCCAGCAGACTTTACACCTGTATGCACCACAGAGTTTATGGGCTTTGCCAGGCTCTACGAAGAGTTTCAGAAGAGGAACGTCCAGCTTCTGGGGCTGAGCATTGACAGCAACTTCTCCCACATCGCATGGGTGATGAATATCAAGGAAAAACTGGGCGTGGATATACCCTTCCCCATAGTGGCGGATGCTGACGGCAAAGTGGCAAGGCTCTACGGTATGCTTCACCCCGGGGAAAGCTCCACCGCCACAGTCAGGGCTGTGTTCATTGTAGACCCAAACGGAAAGATAAGAGCCATAATCTACTACCCGCTGTCTGCTGGAAGAAATATGAGAGAGATACTCAGGCTCATAGATGCCCTCCAGACCGCAGATGCGCATGGAGTGGCTACACCTGCAGACTGGGTGCCCACACCACAGACATGGGAATTCACCGAGGAAAACACCAAGGTAATCGTGCCGCCACCAGTCACCTATGAGGATGCGATAAAGAGGCTCAGGGATGGCTACGAATGCGCAGACTGGTATTTCTGCAAGAAAAAGCTGGGGTAA
- the fabZ gene encoding 3-hydroxyacyl-ACP dehydratase FabZ, with protein sequence METREIMEILPHRYPILLVDRIIEIETGKRIVGLKNVSANEPVFQGHFPGFPLMPGVYLLEAMAQVGGILMIKSLGLEIGKYAIVFAGIDEARFKRPVYPGDQLLMELEVISLKKSLSKMKGTARVNSEVVATAVLYAAARELKDLRR encoded by the coding sequence CTGGAAACAAGGGAGATAATGGAAATCCTGCCTCACAGATACCCTATACTTCTCGTTGACAGGATAATAGAGATTGAAACTGGAAAAAGAATAGTGGGACTCAAAAACGTATCCGCGAACGAACCTGTCTTCCAGGGCCATTTTCCTGGCTTTCCTCTTATGCCAGGGGTATACCTGCTCGAAGCCATGGCTCAGGTGGGGGGAATTCTTATGATAAAGTCCCTGGGGCTTGAGATAGGGAAATATGCAATAGTCTTTGCTGGAATTGACGAGGCAAGATTTAAAAGACCAGTGTATCCCGGAGACCAGCTCCTCATGGAGCTTGAGGTTATATCCCTGAAGAAGAGTCTTTCCAAGATGAAGGGCACCGCAAGGGTAAACTCTGAAGTGGTGGCCACCGCAGTTCTGTATGCGGCAGCCAGAGAGCTTAAAGACTTAAGACGCTGA
- a CDS encoding c-type cytochrome: MQAFAQQKGCFACHDINAKKVGPAFKDVAKRFAGQPNIEEELAKRIKNGGVGVWGQVPMPPQNVTEQEARDLARWVLSLK; encoded by the coding sequence ATGCAGGCCTTTGCCCAGCAGAAGGGATGCTTTGCCTGTCATGACATAAACGCCAAAAAGGTCGGACCTGCTTTTAAGGATGTTGCAAAGAGGTTTGCAGGACAGCCCAACATAGAGGAGGAACTTGCTAAAAGGATAAAAAACGGCGGTGTGGGTGTGTGGGGTCAGGTTCCTATGCCCCCACAAAATGTTACGGAGCAGGAGGCAAGGGACCTCGCCAGGTGGGTGCTCAGCCTTAAATGA
- a CDS encoding TRC40/GET3/ArsA family transport-energizing ATPase — MLLKRLVFFGGKGGVGKSTLACATALRLSEREKTLLVSIDPAHSLSGILGVQVGPSLKRLKENFFAIELDASRLVEEYTDRVLSALTDILPRVRSGIREYVKYLKNSPTALETAVLDRIVDYCMEFPSVIVDSAPTGQMLRLFETAHMVGGWFEFLKKVAEERGKVEAFMGRRDGLSELIEDRRKRLDTLVKIFREKTVVFAVANEEPLSMQEARDIENRLKDMRVQLVLNRWKSMECDCIKIPEQERPYSIESLRRLPVEELVTYLFQ, encoded by the coding sequence GTGCTGTTGAAGAGGCTTGTATTCTTTGGAGGTAAGGGAGGTGTGGGAAAAAGCACTCTTGCCTGTGCCACAGCCCTGAGGCTATCAGAAAGGGAGAAAACTCTTCTTGTCTCCATTGACCCCGCTCACTCACTTTCTGGTATACTCGGCGTGCAGGTGGGACCCTCTTTGAAGAGGTTGAAGGAAAACTTCTTTGCTATTGAACTTGATGCCAGCAGGCTTGTGGAGGAGTATACAGACAGGGTTCTTTCTGCCCTTACTGATATCTTGCCTAGGGTCAGGTCTGGCATAAGGGAATATGTAAAGTATCTCAAAAACTCCCCCACAGCCCTTGAGACCGCAGTGCTTGACAGAATTGTGGATTACTGTATGGAGTTTCCCTCTGTAATCGTGGACTCTGCCCCCACAGGTCAGATGCTCAGGCTTTTTGAGACCGCCCATATGGTTGGTGGATGGTTTGAGTTCTTAAAAAAGGTGGCGGAGGAAAGGGGAAAGGTAGAGGCTTTTATGGGAAGAAGAGATGGACTCTCGGAGCTTATAGAGGACAGAAGAAAACGGTTGGACACTCTTGTGAAAATCTTCAGGGAAAAAACTGTGGTCTTTGCAGTGGCGAACGAAGAGCCCCTGTCTATGCAGGAAGCCAGAGATATAGAAAACAGGCTAAAAGATATGCGTGTTCAGCTGGTTCTTAACCGCTGGAAGTCTATGGAATGCGACTGCATAAAGATTCCAGAGCAGGAAAGGCCTTACAGTATTGAATCTCTCAGAAGGCTACCTGTGGAAGAGCTGGTGACCTATCTTTTCCAGTAA
- a CDS encoding YidC/Oxa1 family insertase periplasmic-domain containing protein, translated as MEKKDLDLRGLLVIFAVMTLFLFGYQAYLIFFAPQPAPQPQEKVEERPQEVPSLLLGTNREERKPRALKTFDFEKFILVLSEEGARVVSLVDRRYGKELITDEEKRLGIYPLEVFTGEPETDLLLNFSPYEIRTEGNKIIATLKSGSFELRKILEYRGNYFTLRLESSGLPPVFVNSGMRVKEDDFFTHSGPVIRIGDKVERLDPKKVEGRELITGQIGFAGEESRYYFKGFSGNIDAVAIYRLQGQETLTLVKPRGELIFYAGAKEYSRLREIGLSDVIDFGTLRLIVKPLFIFMYWIYEHLHSWVVSIFALTLIVRLLMFPLTYKSTVAMGKMAELAPKMQELKEKYKNDPAKFQEEMMKLYSEVGFNPMSGCLPILLQIPVFFALYKVLTITTDLQLAKFLWIQSLAQKDPYYILPILMGVTMIAQQFISPSPEKSQNYIMIITSVVFTFLFASFPAGLVLYWTLNNVFNLGQTYIIKKLTFKGKPSQSQKKRKKK; from the coding sequence ATGGAAAAGAAGGATTTGGACTTAAGAGGACTGCTGGTAATCTTCGCGGTAATGACTCTATTTCTTTTTGGTTACCAGGCATACCTCATCTTCTTTGCTCCTCAGCCAGCACCACAACCACAGGAGAAGGTAGAAGAAAGGCCTCAGGAGGTTCCATCCCTCCTCCTCGGAACAAATAGAGAGGAGCGAAAGCCCAGAGCTCTGAAGACCTTTGACTTTGAGAAGTTTATTCTCGTGCTCTCGGAGGAGGGTGCGAGGGTTGTGAGCCTTGTAGACAGAAGATATGGGAAGGAACTGATTACCGATGAGGAGAAAAGGCTTGGCATATATCCACTTGAGGTCTTCACAGGTGAGCCAGAGACTGACCTTCTTCTGAACTTCTCACCCTACGAGATAAGGACCGAGGGCAATAAAATAATTGCCACCCTCAAGTCGGGAAGTTTTGAGCTAAGAAAAATTCTTGAATACAGAGGCAACTACTTTACTCTCAGGCTGGAAAGTAGTGGACTGCCCCCTGTCTTTGTAAACTCAGGCATGCGCGTCAAAGAGGATGACTTCTTTACCCACTCTGGTCCAGTAATTAGGATAGGTGATAAGGTGGAAAGGTTAGACCCTAAAAAAGTTGAGGGCAGGGAGCTCATAACTGGACAGATAGGCTTTGCAGGTGAGGAGAGCAGATACTACTTCAAGGGCTTTTCTGGGAATATAGACGCTGTTGCCATATACAGACTGCAGGGACAGGAGACTCTTACACTGGTGAAGCCTCGGGGTGAATTAATCTTTTACGCGGGTGCCAAGGAGTATTCAAGACTCAGAGAAATAGGTCTGTCTGATGTGATAGACTTTGGCACCTTAAGGCTAATAGTCAAGCCTCTTTTCATTTTCATGTACTGGATATACGAGCATCTTCACTCATGGGTTGTTTCCATATTTGCCCTGACCCTTATTGTGAGGCTTCTCATGTTCCCCCTCACATACAAGAGCACGGTTGCCATGGGCAAAATGGCAGAGCTAGCCCCAAAGATGCAGGAGCTCAAAGAGAAGTATAAAAACGATCCTGCAAAGTTTCAGGAAGAAATGATGAAGCTATACAGTGAGGTGGGCTTCAATCCCATGTCGGGATGCCTTCCCATACTCCTTCAGATACCTGTATTTTTTGCCCTCTATAAAGTTCTCACCATAACCACAGACCTTCAGCTTGCCAAGTTTCTCTGGATACAGAGCCTTGCTCAGAAAGACCCCTACTACATACTGCCCATTTTGATGGGTGTCACCATGATAGCCCAGCAGTTCATAAGCCCAAGCCCAGAAAAATCCCAGAATTACATAATGATAATAACCTCTGTGGTCTTCACCTTCCTCTTTGCCAGTTTTCCTGCGGGTCTTGTTCTCTACTGGACTCTCAACAATGTTTTTAACCTTGGACAGACCTACATAATAAAGAAGTTGACCTTCAAGGGTAAGCCCTCGCAGTCTCAGAAGAAGAGGAAGAAAAAATGA
- the rpmH gene encoding 50S ribosomal protein L34 produces the protein MATQRNVTRTSNLKRKRKSGFLARMETKSGRSIIKRRRQKGRKRLTP, from the coding sequence ATGGCAACTCAGAGAAATGTAACACGAACTTCAAACCTGAAGCGTAAACGCAAAAGTGGTTTCCTTGCCAGAATGGAAACTAAGAGCGGAAGGTCTATTATTAAAAGGAGAAGGCAGAAAGGAAGGAAAAGGTTGACACCTTGA
- a CDS encoding valine--tRNA ligase, with amino-acid sequence MKDIGQYNHREVEDRHSKRWIEKALYSVKDPSSENRFSVVIPPPNVTGSLHMGHALNATLQDIVCRWQRMLGRSVVWVPGFDHAGIATQYVVDRQLQEKGISRLDIGREEFLKKVWDWVPQSRKAIREQLEKLGVSVDWKRERFTLDEGFSRAVRYAFRRLYEEGLIYRGEYMVSWCPKDLTALSDLEVEHEEEEGKLYYIRYPLEDGSGYITVATTRPETMLGDTAVAVHPEDERYKAFVGRSIRLPLVEWKRRAMDGSEVEPLIPIIADERVKPEFGTGAVKITPAHDPLDFEIGKDHGLPLVQVMDQFACMNENAGRFAGQDRYTARKKIVEELEALGLLEKVESHRHAVGKCYRCKTVLEPFVSTQWFLKVSDPRIKDTAIKVVKEGLIKFIPENWAKIYIGWMENLRDWCISRQIWWGHRIPVWYCQDCGHENVFTDEDFDRVYDKLIFNLIADGKISEEFTPEEVSQILNSPSFVHPEMTVLDFYKKFAFHRYHSTEVDANSLRLFFTQDLNPMAILTEKKSRYRYDSRKKTYHFVLRCKKCGSERLVQERDVLDTWFSSALWPFGVFGWPEQAEDLKKLYPTDLLVTGFDIIFFWVARMVMMGTFFMEDVPFRDVYIHALIRDEKGQKMSKTKGNVIDPLDIVEKYGADALRFTLAILTQQGRDIRLSEKRFEGYKHFANKLWNAGRFILMNLQPDLLSSLPYFAPPRPEDLWIITRLNKTAEKVNRALSEYEFSEAARELYEFVWSEFCDWYIEFSKLRLYAKPDENLPEEERRAQDERIRAEKITVQATLLTVFEKTLRLLHPFMPFITEDLWQNLPVAHRESISLTDYPQFNPKEVYEEAEKKVERIKEIVSSIRSLRSDLRIEPSRKVKLYYRAGESRQLVHEFLPHILSLARLESLEEVVEEPSNCVAGFSKDFEFYLPVEEGIKVEELISSYSKRLSEIEKSLQSLQQKLSNENFLKRAPEEEVQKARENLAELMQEREKVENLLALLKRVV; translated from the coding sequence ATGAAGGACATAGGGCAGTATAACCACAGGGAAGTAGAGGACAGGCACTCAAAGAGATGGATAGAGAAGGCTCTTTACTCTGTAAAAGACCCGTCTTCTGAAAATAGGTTTTCGGTGGTCATTCCACCGCCTAACGTGACCGGCTCTCTTCACATGGGCCATGCCCTGAACGCCACCCTGCAGGACATTGTCTGCCGCTGGCAGAGGATGCTGGGCAGGAGCGTGGTGTGGGTGCCTGGCTTTGACCATGCAGGCATCGCCACACAGTATGTGGTAGACAGACAGCTTCAGGAGAAGGGCATAAGCAGGCTTGATATAGGAAGAGAAGAGTTCCTCAAAAAAGTCTGGGATTGGGTTCCACAGTCAAGGAAAGCCATAAGAGAACAGCTTGAAAAGCTCGGCGTGAGTGTGGACTGGAAGAGAGAAAGGTTTACCTTGGATGAAGGCTTTTCAAGGGCGGTCAGATACGCCTTCAGAAGGCTCTACGAAGAGGGTCTTATATACAGGGGAGAATATATGGTAAGCTGGTGTCCCAAAGACCTGACAGCCCTCTCTGACCTTGAGGTGGAGCACGAGGAGGAAGAAGGCAAGCTCTACTACATAAGATATCCACTTGAGGATGGCTCCGGCTACATCACCGTTGCCACTACCCGTCCTGAGACTATGCTGGGAGACACGGCGGTAGCTGTCCACCCAGAGGACGAACGCTACAAGGCTTTTGTGGGCAGAAGTATAAGGCTTCCTCTCGTGGAATGGAAAAGAAGGGCAATGGACGGCTCTGAGGTGGAGCCCCTTATACCCATCATAGCAGACGAGAGGGTAAAGCCTGAGTTTGGCACGGGCGCGGTCAAGATAACGCCTGCTCATGACCCTCTGGACTTTGAAATAGGTAAAGACCATGGCCTTCCCCTCGTGCAGGTGATGGACCAGTTTGCATGCATGAACGAGAATGCAGGCAGGTTTGCAGGACAGGATAGATACACGGCAAGAAAGAAAATCGTGGAGGAGCTTGAAGCTCTTGGACTTCTTGAAAAGGTGGAAAGCCACAGGCATGCGGTGGGCAAGTGCTACCGCTGTAAAACTGTTCTTGAGCCCTTTGTTTCTACCCAGTGGTTTCTGAAGGTCTCAGACCCGAGGATAAAAGATACCGCCATAAAAGTGGTAAAAGAAGGGCTTATAAAGTTCATCCCGGAGAACTGGGCAAAGATTTACATTGGGTGGATGGAAAACCTCAGGGACTGGTGCATATCCCGTCAGATATGGTGGGGGCACAGAATACCAGTCTGGTACTGTCAGGATTGCGGACACGAGAATGTGTTTACCGACGAAGACTTTGACAGGGTCTACGACAAGCTCATATTTAACCTCATAGCGGATGGCAAAATAAGCGAGGAGTTTACCCCGGAAGAGGTCTCGCAGATTCTCAACTCCCCCAGCTTTGTCCACCCAGAGATGACCGTTCTTGACTTTTACAAGAAGTTTGCTTTCCACAGATACCACTCCACAGAGGTAGATGCCAACTCCCTGAGATTGTTTTTTACTCAGGACCTTAACCCTATGGCCATACTCACAGAGAAGAAGAGTAGATACAGGTATGACAGTAGGAAAAAGACCTACCACTTTGTTCTCAGATGTAAGAAGTGTGGTTCTGAAAGGCTGGTGCAGGAAAGGGATGTGCTGGATACGTGGTTTTCTTCAGCTCTCTGGCCCTTTGGTGTTTTTGGCTGGCCCGAGCAGGCGGAAGACCTCAAGAAGCTCTATCCCACCGACCTTCTTGTGACGGGCTTTGATATTATCTTTTTCTGGGTTGCCCGTATGGTGATGATGGGCACCTTTTTCATGGAAGATGTTCCCTTCAGGGATGTATACATCCATGCTCTCATAAGGGACGAGAAGGGTCAGAAAATGTCAAAGACAAAGGGAAATGTGATAGACCCCCTTGACATAGTGGAAAAATACGGTGCGGATGCCCTGCGGTTTACCCTTGCCATACTTACCCAGCAGGGCAGGGACATAAGGCTCTCTGAAAAGCGCTTTGAGGGCTACAAGCACTTTGCCAACAAACTCTGGAACGCAGGCAGGTTTATCCTCATGAACCTCCAGCCAGACCTTCTTTCCAGCCTTCCCTACTTTGCACCCCCCAGACCTGAAGACCTCTGGATTATAACCAGGCTCAACAAAACAGCAGAGAAGGTAAACAGGGCTCTGTCAGAATACGAGTTTTCAGAGGCGGCGAGAGAGCTTTACGAGTTTGTTTGGAGTGAATTCTGCGACTGGTATATTGAGTTTTCAAAACTCAGGCTCTACGCCAAGCCGGATGAGAACCTTCCAGAGGAAGAGAGAAGGGCGCAGGATGAGAGGATAAGGGCTGAAAAGATAACCGTTCAGGCAACCTTGCTTACTGTTTTTGAAAAAACCCTCAGGCTTTTGCACCCCTTCATGCCCTTTATTACAGAGGACTTGTGGCAGAACCTTCCAGTTGCACACAGAGAGAGTATATCCCTGACCGACTATCCTCAGTTTAACCCTAAAGAGGTCTATGAAGAGGCGGAGAAGAAGGTAGAAAGAATAAAAGAAATTGTATCCTCCATAAGGTCTCTGAGGAGCGACCTAAGGATTGAGCCTTCAAGGAAGGTTAAGCTATATTACAGAGCTGGCGAAAGCAGACAGCTGGTGCACGAATTCCTGCCCCACATCCTTAGCCTTGCCAGGCTGGAAAGCCTTGAAGAGGTGGTTGAGGAACCATCAAACTGCGTTGCAGGCTTTTCTAAGGACTTTGAGTTTTACCTGCCAGTGGAAGAAGGCATAAAAGTGGAAGAACTCATAAGCTCCTATTCAAAGAGGCTATCTGAGATAGAAAAGTCCCTTCAGAGCCTCCAGCAGAAGCTCAGCAACGAAAACTTCCTCAAAAGGGCTCCAGAGGAGGAGGTGCAGAAGGCAAGGGAAAACCTGGCGGAACTGATGCAAGAAAGGGAAAAGGTGGAGAACCTTCTGGCGCTTCTTAAGCGTGTAGTATAG
- a CDS encoding cation-transporting P-type ATPase — translation MHYRSPEDSLIELNTTPEGLNEREVEKRLALFGYNTLREERESKLRVLVRQFTSPFVLILLIAGFIAFFLGDLKDALVVYGILLVNGLLGFYQELRAIASIEALKSLTAPKVRVIREGREKEIDGKELVPGDLVLLGEGDVVPADIRLIESAGLMVDEAMLTGESLPVEKEAGTVLAEDTPLHARSNCLYKGTTVVRGRGLGVVFATGRNTELGKIAQRVQERSPESPLTKALSSFGKRWIFILLALLSLLVAVGVLQGRDAKTIVFFAIAQLVSAVPEGLPIVVTIALVVGAVRLSREKVLVKYLPAVETLGSATYICSDKTGTITLGKLSVKEYVAYDKRRLFIGAALCNDADGLRGDPLELALLEWLEKERVNWEALRKGYERVWEHPFDTKRRLMAVIVSDGSGAFDFYVKGALESLAGMCEKGCPREVQQAHDRLAEEGLRVLAFGHTKLREIPKSVDDVRIDLVGLVGFLDPPKEGVKEAVETAKTAGIRVIMVTGDNLLTARAIGRMVGIYGENDIAIEGKELEKYSDEELYNLLKKVSVVARATPEDKYRIVKVLQSKGEIVAVTGDGANDAPALRVADLGIAMGSGSQAAKDAAKMVIVDNNLAIIVNAIRRGRLIAKNIAKVIRYLLSANSFQIFYNSMAIITGLPLPLYPTQILWINLVTDGVQDKAYPFTKYEGNPMKEKPKNPVRVFMGREQFLAVAYNGLLMAVMHYFLFLYLLKLYPYETALTISFTSAVVSQWAVGIQEVGEKPFFRNPLEYIRLNPYVYLGILLGAFLQLLAVTIIADYFHAVLLWPEHLPYALVLPLLTFAGIEVRKWLLYWKR, via the coding sequence ATGCATTACAGAAGTCCAGAAGATAGTCTGATAGAGCTGAACACCACCCCTGAAGGGCTCAATGAAAGGGAGGTAGAGAAGAGGCTTGCCCTCTTTGGCTATAACACACTTAGGGAAGAGAGAGAAAGCAAGCTCAGGGTGCTCGTAAGGCAGTTTACCAGCCCTTTTGTTCTTATACTTCTCATAGCCGGGTTTATCGCCTTCTTTCTAGGAGACCTGAAGGATGCACTGGTAGTGTATGGTATTCTCTTGGTGAATGGGCTTCTGGGCTTTTATCAGGAACTCAGAGCCATAGCTTCAATAGAGGCTCTTAAGTCCCTGACCGCCCCTAAGGTAAGGGTAATAAGGGAAGGTAGAGAAAAGGAAATAGACGGCAAAGAACTCGTGCCAGGAGACCTTGTTCTGCTGGGTGAGGGAGATGTGGTGCCAGCGGACATAAGGCTCATAGAAAGTGCAGGGCTCATGGTGGATGAAGCCATGCTCACAGGAGAGTCCTTACCCGTTGAAAAGGAGGCTGGCACGGTGCTGGCGGAGGATACACCCCTGCATGCGAGAAGCAACTGTCTTTATAAGGGGACAACGGTGGTAAGGGGTAGGGGGCTTGGTGTAGTCTTTGCCACTGGAAGGAACACAGAACTTGGCAAAATAGCCCAGAGGGTGCAGGAAAGGTCTCCGGAAAGCCCCCTGACAAAAGCCCTGAGCAGCTTTGGAAAAAGGTGGATATTTATCCTGCTTGCACTTCTCTCCCTGCTCGTGGCCGTGGGAGTTCTTCAGGGCAGAGATGCAAAGACCATTGTTTTCTTCGCCATAGCCCAGCTGGTGTCTGCGGTTCCTGAGGGTCTTCCAATCGTGGTTACCATAGCCCTCGTGGTTGGTGCAGTGAGGCTCTCAAGGGAGAAGGTTCTCGTCAAATACCTGCCAGCTGTTGAGACCCTTGGAAGTGCCACCTACATATGCTCCGATAAAACCGGCACTATAACTCTGGGTAAACTCAGCGTTAAGGAGTATGTTGCCTATGATAAAAGAAGGCTTTTTATCGGTGCAGCCCTGTGCAACGATGCAGACGGTCTGAGGGGTGACCCTCTGGAACTGGCCCTTCTGGAGTGGCTGGAAAAAGAGAGAGTAAACTGGGAAGCACTGAGAAAGGGATACGAAAGGGTATGGGAGCATCCCTTTGACACAAAAAGGAGGCTTATGGCAGTTATCGTATCTGACGGCTCAGGTGCTTTTGATTTCTACGTAAAGGGTGCTCTTGAAAGCCTTGCAGGCATGTGTGAGAAGGGTTGTCCTCGGGAAGTCCAGCAGGCTCACGACAGGCTGGCGGAGGAGGGGCTGAGGGTTCTGGCTTTTGGACATACAAAACTCAGAGAGATACCAAAAAGTGTGGATGATGTGAGGATTGACCTTGTTGGCCTTGTTGGGTTTCTTGACCCTCCAAAAGAGGGGGTCAAGGAGGCGGTTGAAACCGCAAAGACCGCAGGCATAAGAGTAATCATGGTTACCGGGGACAATCTACTGACGGCAAGGGCTATAGGCAGGATGGTTGGGATTTATGGAGAAAATGACATAGCCATAGAGGGCAAGGAGCTTGAAAAATACAGCGATGAAGAACTCTACAACCTGCTTAAAAAAGTCAGCGTTGTGGCAAGGGCAACACCGGAGGACAAATACAGGATAGTGAAGGTTCTACAGTCAAAGGGTGAGATAGTGGCAGTAACTGGTGATGGTGCCAACGATGCACCCGCTCTCAGGGTGGCAGACCTTGGCATTGCCATGGGCTCAGGGTCTCAGGCGGCAAAGGACGCCGCCAAGATGGTCATAGTGGACAACAACCTTGCCATAATAGTGAACGCAATAAGGAGGGGCAGGCTCATCGCTAAGAACATAGCCAAAGTTATAAGGTATTTACTCTCTGCCAACTCCTTCCAGATTTTTTACAACTCCATGGCCATAATCACGGGCCTCCCTCTTCCCCTCTATCCCACCCAGATACTCTGGATAAACCTCGTCACCGACGGTGTTCAGGATAAAGCCTATCCCTTTACAAAGTATGAAGGCAATCCAATGAAGGAGAAGCCTAAAAACCCTGTGAGAGTGTTCATGGGCAGGGAGCAGTTCCTTGCAGTTGCCTACAATGGACTTCTCATGGCGGTGATGCACTACTTTCTTTTCCTTTACCTTCTAAAGTTATACCCCTACGAGACTGCACTGACTATTAGCTTTACCTCCGCAGTGGTAAGTCAGTGGGCAGTGGGCATTCAGGAGGTGGGGGAAAAGCCTTTTTTCAGGAACCCTCTTGAATATATCAGGTTGAACCCTTACGTTTACCTTGGTATACTACTTGGAGCCTTCCTTCAGCTTCTTGCGGTAACCATTATTGCGGATTATTTCCATGCAGTCCTTCTATGGCCAGAACATCTGCCCTACGCCCTGGTTCTGCCCCTTCTTACCTTTGCAGGAATAGAAGTGAGAAAATGGCTTCTTTACTGGAAAAGATAG
- the atpE gene encoding ATP synthase F0 subunit C, translating into MKTRLMTALALLAPAFALAAEPGQGENLRQGLMFLGAGLAIGLAALGTGVGMGHAIRGTQEGVARNPTVGGRLQTIMFIGLAFIETLALYALLVAIILLFVK; encoded by the coding sequence ATGAAAACCAGACTCATGACAGCTCTGGCACTGCTTGCTCCTGCATTTGCTCTGGCGGCGGAGCCCGGACAGGGGGAAAACCTCAGGCAGGGTCTCATGTTCCTGGGTGCAGGTCTTGCCATAGGTCTTGCAGCTCTGGGGACTGGTGTAGGTATGGGTCATGCCATAAGGGGCACACAGGAAGGTGTAGCAAGGAACCCCACAGTTGGTGGAAGGCTCCAGACTATAATGTTCATAGGTCTTGCCTTCATAGAAACTCTTGCCCTCTACGCCCTGCTTGTGGCTATAATACTTCTCTTTGTAAAGTGA
- the atpB gene encoding F0F1 ATP synthase subunit A produces the protein MQELNLSHVYFGVLAMAISLGLVSLAGKPSLKPSKFQAFWEGYVRFVRGMVLENMGHEGLRYVPLIASIGLFVFFSNLLGMVPGLEAPTGNVNTNLALALIVFILYNIEGFRLHGLSYLKHFAGPNPYLAPVFFVIEIISNLARPITLTLRLFANMKGGALLLVVLVGLVIKNPFTMAVSPIFLLFIIAIKFLAVFIQTYIFMILSVVYLAGAVSHEEH, from the coding sequence ATGCAAGAGCTAAATCTGAGTCATGTCTATTTTGGTGTGCTCGCGATGGCTATCTCCCTTGGGCTCGTTTCTTTGGCAGGGAAGCCTTCCCTCAAACCCTCAAAGTTTCAGGCCTTCTGGGAGGGTTATGTGCGTTTTGTCAGAGGTATGGTTCTTGAAAATATGGGACATGAGGGCCTCAGGTATGTTCCCCTCATAGCAAGCATAGGGCTTTTTGTTTTCTTCTCAAACCTCCTTGGTATGGTGCCAGGGCTTGAAGCCCCCACTGGTAATGTAAACACGAACCTTGCGCTTGCTCTTATAGTTTTTATACTATACAACATCGAGGGGTTCAGACTTCATGGGCTTAGTTATCTCAAGCACTTCGCTGGTCCCAATCCATATCTAGCTCCCGTATTCTTCGTAATAGAGATTATCTCTAACTTGGCAAGACCCATAACCCTTACACTCAGGCTTTTTGCCAACATGAAGGGTGGGGCTTTGTTGCTGGTGGTCCTAGTGGGGCTTGTGATTAAGAATCCATTTACTATGGCAGTCTCTCCCATTTTCTTGCTATTTATAATAGCCATAAAGTTCCTTGCAGTCTTTATACAAACATACATATTCATGATACTTTCAGTTGTTTATCTTGCGGGTGCTGTATCCCATGAAGAACACTGA